Below is a window of Mustela lutreola isolate mMusLut2 chromosome 18, mMusLut2.pri, whole genome shotgun sequence DNA.
cccactgagcagagaccccccgactcagggctcaatcccaagacctgagaccatgacctgagccgcaggcaggggcttaacccactgagccatccaggtgccccaaggagcaTGACTTTTTGACTCAGGCTCTGACATGTCATCTACTTACCCATACAGTAACTCAAAAGGGGGAGCAATCAAAGCGTgcatcaaaggatgaatggataaacaaagcaAGGACATTCTGATACATAGTAGAACACAGAGGAACCTTGGTAATAttatctaagtgaaataagcctcataaatactatatgatttcacttagatGAAGTATCTCAAGGacccaaattcacagagacagaaagggggaTGGTGGTCGCCAGGGGCTGGAAGCATGAGGAGTGGTGGCAGAATGGGGAGTTATTGGTCAATGGGTTGAGTTTCAGTTTACGAAGATACAAAACTTTGAGAGCTGGACATTGGTGATGGTAGCACAACAGCATGAATGTGCTAAATGCCAATGGGCTGTATACTTAAAAGTGGCTGAGATGGTAAATTCCATGTGATGTGTATTTtacaataatttaagaaaaaagtttttaatgacAAAGGTATTCCTTTGATTCCTATACCTGGTTATTATTCACTCtagaatgtttaaaattatttcaaatcaaCACTTAACTttggttttagaaatattttttcattttaaccaaTTATAAAGATAATACACCTCCACTGTAAGAActatggaaaatgagaaaaatatctttaagaatgatttttagaaaaatgtaaaatcatgaCTCTCACACAAGTATAAAATGAACACatgccaaagattttatttaactcgTTATCAACAAGGGAAGGAATATGATGTTAGGACCAGTTCAAAGAAGAATGCACATTTACAGGTATACAGCTGAGAAATCTACAAATCAATGTCGAATTGGTCAGTATCCATTGGGCAATCATCATTTCCGTTCTACTGACACAagctcatttgcatttctttttttctttttaagatttatttatttcttttagagagaaagggaggagaatgtaaggggtaagggcagaggaggagagagagagacagacagacagacccaAGCGGACACCCCGCCGAGCgcagagccccaggttgggcttgATCCCGCAACAGGACATCAGACCCCAGCGGGACTCGTGAgtcagaggtccaacccactaagccacccaggcgccccctcatctGTATCTTTATGAACAAAAGTCACCGGCAGTACTATAGGCTTTCAACAACTGACAGAGGTATAAAGCAGCTCAAGGACGAGAAACGGACACAGGACCCTATATGGTTAGACACAACTGAAAAGTGTGCCGCACAGGACGCCCAGTAacactcctccttttttttttttttttggcctcttcAAACTTTTccatgggaataataataataataattagaatcCTCTGAAACCCTTCATCCCAGAAAAATACTACCTTTGATTCTTTTGAGCGGGACTGAAACTGCAGGGTGGGGCTTTTACTCAGCACGCTGAACACGGTTTCTTAGGCCACCGAAGCGCCGCATCCCGGGACGCGCCGCCGGACGGGGACCCTCGGCGCACACCTGCCCGACGCATCCCCGGCGCCGCCCGCTCGGCCGCGGGTGGCCGAAAGTCAACAGCCCAGAACTGCGAGCGGACGTCGGACCCGCCGGGAGCGGAGCGGGGAGAGGCGGGCCCCGCCGGGCGGACGGGCGGGGGCCGCAGCGACCGCGGCGAACCCGGGTCCGCGGCGCGGGAGGGCGGTGGCGCGGCCCCCGAGGCAGGTGCGGCCGTGCGGGCGGcgccgccccctccctcctccccccgcccaggGCCGGCCGGGCCGCGGGGCCTCGCGACGAGCAGGGGCGGGGCGACCTTTGCTCGGTCCCGGAGAGCCCGGCGGCGCGGCGGGGTGTGGACGCGGCCCGGAGCCCGCCGCGCGCGAGCTGCCCCCTCCGCCTTCGGCtcgcacccccctcccctcccacccggGCGGGCTGAGCCCCGCCGGCCGCCCCCGGGCGCCCGCACCTCGGGCCGCAGTCTCGGCCAGACGCGCCAGCGAACCGGTTTCGATTGGGGCCGGCGGCCTCGCGGGCGGCGGGAGCGGCGGGGACGCGCGGAGGGCCCGCGGAGGGAGCGGCCGAGAGGGGAAGGTTCGGTCGACTCGGGCGCAGGCGGCAGGTGCGCGGCCGCCGGGATGCGGACGCCGGCGGTGATGACGCTGGGCATGGTGCTGGCGCCCTGCGGGCTGCTGCTCAACCTGACGGCCACGCTGGCGCCCGGCTGGCGGCTGGTGAAGGGCTTCCTCAACCAGCCGGTGGACGTGGAGCTGTACCAGGGCCTGTGGGACATGTGCCGCGAGCAGAGCAGCCGCGAGCGCCAGTGCGGCCAGCCGGACCCGAGGGGCTACTTCAACTCCGAGCCGGTGCGCGTGGCGCGGGCCCTCATGGTCACGTCGCTGGCCACCACggccctggggctgctgctggcgTCGCTGGGCGTGCGCTGCTGGCAGGAGGAGCCGCGCTTCGCGCTGGCCGGCCTCTCGGGCGCGGTGCTCTTCGCCGCCGGCCTGCTCAGCCTCATCCCGGTCTCCTGGTACAACCACTTCTTGGCGGACCGCAGCGCCCTGCCCGCCGACGCCAGCCCGGTCACGCTGCACGTCAGCTACAGCCTGGTGCTGGGCTACCTGGGCAGctgcctgctgctgctgggcGGCTTCTCGCTGGCGCTCAGCTTCGCGCCCTGGTGCGAGGagcgctgccgccgccgccgcaagGAGCCCGCGGGCGGCCCGCGCCGGCCCAGCATCAGCACGGTGCACGTCTACTGGCCCGAGCCCGCGCTGCCGCCCGCCATCAAGTACTACAGCGACGGCCAGCACCGGCCGCGGCCGGCCAACCCCGGCGCCGCCCGCCAGCCCAAGGCCGGCTTCCCCATGCCGCGGCCGCAGCCCGGCGCCTACACCAACCAGATAGACGTGCTCCGCGGGGAGGACGCCCGCTCCCCCCGCGACTCCTCGGGCAGCACCGGGTCCTGCCACGCCTCGCTGCCCTGCGACTCCGACCTGTAGACGGCgcccccctcctctcccaggcCTGCTCTGGGCCGGTGCTGCGGGGACGAAGGACTCGCCCCCACCATGTCCAGCCTTGAACTTGCCCGGTACCTTGCGGCTGGAAACACCTGACTCGGCGTCCGAAACCCCGGACAGGTTCCTGGAACTGGTTTGGAAGGTGATCTTCCTTTCTTGTGACTCAAGCGATTAGGTCAGcttggctttgcttttctttctgtaaaatttaGTTTTCCTCCCCAGAGGGATGAGGATCTTCTTACGGAGTGACGGGATTTTCATACTTGAAGCTGAAGGAGATCTGGAAAGGGCGCCTTTGCATCGTGTTGACACAGGACCATGACAAAAAGCCAAAATCAGCAAAGAGAGGCTCACAAGCCATGTTAACACCTTGAAACAGTATCCGGAAATGCCAGTGAACCTTacatcaatataattttttttcccccgttGTATAACTTATTCTCCTGCAGACTCTCAAGAGACCAATATACTGGCTATGTTTGATTGAAGCTCTTAAAATAAACTTGGAGCCATGCAAGCACCAGGGGCTCTTGTGGCTTTTATGGAATAACTTGATTAACTCTTATTTACATTTCTTCAGGTGTACATAGCATTTgtctttattacttatttttggtGTGAAAGTTGAGGACACTGCAATTTCTCTCCTAGAAGCCAGGTGGGATTGAACGGCCTTACTGCTCCATTCCTGGGCTACCTCACACTGGACATAGGGGACCATAAATTACATACAGAATGGAACCTGTTTTAATCACAGTAGGTAAAGAACATGGGCATATAtctcttatttataaataaaagctgAACACAAGCATTTCAGTAGACACACAAAAGCTTTTTTGTCTCCAATACAAACTTGTGGAGTTTGCTCATCATTACTAACGATTTCCTGGCTGCTTGGGCACTGTTTCTGAAATCTAGCATTCAGATCTTTGCCCCTCTTGGCATAAGATTACTAAAAGGAGCCAACGGGCCCCACTTAAATCCCTGATCGCTTTATTTTCAAGTTGGTGCTGTTTTCTGAGCAAAGACACTTCTATTGTTTGAAAAAACTAGAAGCACCAGTTTCCAACATGAAGGGAGACTAGAAATCCTTTCCTCTTGTAAACAGTGGTGCCtaaaatcacaggtaggcagctCTGCATTCCATGAAAGGGACTAAATCTCAGACAGGACCCACTCTAATTTCAAGTAGTTGATTTTAAGGGCGCCTTTCACGGAGTTGAATTTCATCTTTAAAACCAGACGatggggggaacctgggtggctcagttggttaagcctctgtcttcagctctggatcatgatcccagggtcctgggatagagccccacatcaggctctctgctcagcggggagcctgctccccccccgcccccccccccccgcctgcctctctgcctacttgtgctctctctctgtcaaaataaacaaattttaaaaatcttaaaaaaaaaaaaaaaaaaggccggtGGCAGCCCATTCAGTTGTAGGAACGTTCAGTTCAGCAAGCACTGATAACAGTGAGCTAAAGCAGAACGAAACAGCACATTCTACTCATTAGCAGTGGAAGGGATAGTACAGATACACTTATATTTTGCATCTTTTGGGGACCAAACCTTAAAGTGCAGGCTATCTCTTTCAAATGCAAATTCTCATTGAGTAGGTGGAGCAGAGGTCAGAAAGGGACTTTTCCTACCAGCTCCCAGGAGGAAGCCACACCTGGGATGCCTGCGGTCCCCCCACTTGGGGTTGCGAGGCTTTCCTGTGAGGGTGCTTCACCCAAAATTGCAACCCCAACTGGCGGCAGAGAATCAGACCTCTGAGAGCTCGCTGCTCCAGGgaacagagccagagggagaagaggcaagCTGCTTTCTCAGGGAACACCTCCAAAGGCAGGCATGAGGGCTCTGGGAAGTCAGGACCCAGGCGGTTAAGAACAAAGATACAGAGTTCCTACCAAGTGCCGAATCTACTCATCTTGCCTGCATAATAATTCCAGATATTTCTCAGGGAGGCCTGcgtaaaaacaaaactagggcTTTGTAGTTTTCACTTTTCCTCCCCGCCCAGCTATTCTGCAGCTTATATCCAGGACACACCCCCTCTGCTGATTGAGGATTTGTTGTCAGGAATGAGGGCTCTGTTTTGGCCCTAGCAACAGAAATGAAACCGAaactcccttttaaaaaaaaaatgcaaactgcTTTTTGCTGTGAAAAAAGTCAAGACAGCATGGAAAGGCACTCCTGAGTCAGGCTGGGATCTGTTGTGGGCACACGGGTCATTCTGTGCCACAGCAGCACCCAGAGACAATGGCTCTGACACTCAAGACCCTGGACCAGGCAGGAGCCTCCGGAGCTGCTGCTGTGGGCGTGAACTTGGCCTAAACTGAAAACCCATGAGCCAGGCAACCTCCCCACAGGGAAGACACTGCTGGGGAACAGCACTGCCCCCTTGCCTCAtacccacccccgccaccccccttGCGCCATCACGACCTGTTCTTCATGAACCTGATCACATACGAAGTATGTGTCCCCAATTAATGGGCGAAGTCTTCTCGAGATTACTCAGCTTGTGCCTGCCTGCAGGGACCGAGGAATGTGTGAACGTAGAGCAGACACTGTTCACAAGGCTCCTGCTCTGCCTGTTGGCCAGGCTGGCTCTGACCTAGCAGCATGCCTTCTGTGAGGAGGGGTGAAGATCTCAGCACAGAAGCTGTTCAACATTTGCAGATGCTGTAGGAGGCGCTGTCAAGATGCTTCTAGACCATGCATAGACCATCCAACCAGTAGGTGCGGGGGCACCTGTCGTTTCGTCGGCACATCTGTGGGCACCTTGGAAGACCACTCCAGGCTCTGCCTTTGGGGAACTTACACAATCTAGCAAAGCCTGAGAGACACGCACTAGGAAAATGAGGAGAAACAGACCAGCCACAAGGGCTTGAGGAGAGGGTGGTATTTTAGGGAAGGTGGTCAGGAAGGAGGTGATGCTTGAGCAGAGAACGGAAAGAAGAGAGAACCGTGATGGCGCAGTGGGCGTGGCACCAGTGTGTTTTGCTTCCATTTGGCTCTagaactggctgctaaggacaggAAGAAGCTGGTGGTGTCTTTGAGGGAGGCTGGGAAAATCTTGCCCTCTGCCCTTTGTCAGGCTAAGAGCTTGAGGAGGGAATGAATACAGTCTGGTCTGGCACAAACTCAGTCAATCATGTCTTTAAAAGCCCTGGGATCTTCCTTAGGTGTTATCCTTTCTCGGCTTCAACTCCATTCATGGCTTGGCCAGGGCCTATGTTATCACCAGCCCCCCACACACCCTAAATGGCAACTTTCCCACAACAGCTTCGAGGCGTCCTGTTGGACATATCACTCACATGTTCAAGCATGTCATTTTCTTGATGTACATTTCTGTTTTACCTCTAAATTGAAAGTAAGGGTATGATAGTTTCTATGTATATTTGTAGTCCCAGAACCGGTGTTAACACTTGTTTGGGAACTGTTAGAAATTTAATAAGTTACCTCTAAAATCTGTTTCTGTACCCTAAGTGCCTCTTTGCCTTATACACAACTTGTCTTGTACAGTCATTTGTGACCCGAGGCCACAGGCCCACAGGGTGTGGAGGGGCACAGACGCTGGCGGGGAATGGGTCACGGGACCAACTTTGCGAACTGGGTTACCATCGGCTTGCAAGGACCAGGCCAACACAACCGGTGCCTCCTCTGGTCCCAACATGTCATGGATGAGATTTTCTCAATGTGAGGGGAACAAAATAAGGGACAACATCACAACTTCAAATACAAACTTGTGTGAGGGGCcagggaggggaaaaaaccaCAAACTTGTGTGCAATTCTCATCCAGTCTGCCCCGTGACCCCCGCGTACATTCCCCTGTCTCCTCACTGCCCGCAGTTCAATGACCCCCTCCAGCAAATCTCCATTACAGAGGACCGAACACTGGAAAACAAGGGCCTTTGTCGGAATCAAGGAAAACACAAGACGAGGCGTGGGGGAGACAATGCTGACGAGAGGGCTTGCTTCTCCAGGGTTCACATGTGGGGAGCAGGGCTTGAAACAAACAGTCAAGACAACTGGACCACCCTCCCTCAGGTCCCGCGGGGCTGTGGAGCACGTCCTCCCTCTGACAGGCAGGTGGGCGGAGCCGTGCTCACAAACCAGCCCGAGGTCCGCACAGCCTTTCCAAATGCGCTGTCTTGAGAGTGAAGCTTAAGAATTGGGTGAGGCTGAGAGGAGAGAAGTAAATGTGAACGGTGAAGGCCGAGGAAGCAGACTGATCTGTACATCTGGTAAGTGATGGCGACCAACTCCATGTTCTAGCTCCTGGTTTCTCTGGATTTCAAAAGCCTTCCAGCGGTTAAAAGAGTAGGAACCTGCTGCATCGCTTCCAACATCAATGATCTCTCCCCATTGGTTTCCTAAAACAAGTAAGTAGCAAGAGTTTAACTGAATTGCTAGCTAGAGACCTAAAAGGTCAAGTTTTCCACAGGGCTCTCTGAACCTATCGCATGAAACTATGAGCTTTTCTCAAGCTCCTTGTCCCTCTCCAGAAGGAAACCCAAAGCTACCACCAGGTTACAGATGTTGAGTTTctacaaagaaatttaaatttgggggcacctgggtgtctcagtgggttaagcctctgccttcagctcaagtcatggtcccagggtcctgggatcaagccccgcatcaggctctctgctcagcggggagcttgcttcctcctctctctctgcctgcctctctgcctacttgtgatctctgtcaaataaatgaaatcttaaaaaaaaaaaaaaaaaaaaggaaatttaaatttcacatCTGCTATGGAGTTTACTACTTCATCTATTTAGgtggagagaaattaagaaattaacacCTAATACTGAGATCATCACAAAAGAAGGTTCTTACAGTTAATATGCCTTTGCTCCAAACAGCTAAGTTTAGGTAACTGACATATGAAAGCCAGTGTCGGGCATAGCAGTGGTTAGGGATTGTTAATCCTATGAATGGGTACTTAACATTTATACTTAGTCTGTCAGTGAAAAGGAGTTCAGAGGTGTCCTGTAAATTCTTGAATTGGGGATGCATAACGATGCATTAAACTGCATTCAAGCGGGATAATACTTAGGCACAGTTCATAGGAGACCAGATAGGAGAAGACATGACTAAGCCCGGGCAGGAGGTAGAGGTGAGGGATACCTGCGTGACACACAGATTGGGCTGCTGTCAGCCACCCTTTCACCTGGAAAAGGAAATGGTGGAGCGGTTGGGGTCTAGACAGGAGGCGGAGCTTGTGGAATAGAAGGCGGGGCCTGTGGAGTTGAAGGCACAGCCTgcggaagtccaaggtcaagggaGCTGGCTAGAACTCTAGTCTTGGAAGTCTGCTGGACGCTTAGGGTCTGCAGGAGGTGAGGGTGACAGCTAAAGTGTGTCCAGACAAAGTGATAATGCCGCTGCATGTCATTCATGCACGTTTTCCAGCGTTTTTTACTCACTTTTCCACAGATGGAGGCAGAGCCTTGCCAAGGGCCAACTTGGCAGGGAGACGGTTCTTGGAAGCGGTGGCAAGAAAAACCGAAGAATCACTCTGTGGCGAGGGGTCTCGTGCGCTTCAGTGCGGAAATGGTTTCTCTCAAATACAGTTAAGTGCCCCCAGGAAACTGAATGCTGCTGCGGGTGTCTCCCAGCCTCGGGAAGGGTGGAACCCccagcttttgtttttcctgtcaAGTTGATCTGTACTTGGAAATTTTTATACTTGACTGCAAAGCACAGTCAATTTTATATTCCATACCCACAGCTATAAGCTTAGGACCGCTCTTACGCCTTGAAGCCTACACAAACGCATGCTACAAGAAACGAACTTTATAAATAGCCTAGACAAACAGCCAAGCAAGGAAAGACTTCCAAGACAAGTCATGACTATCATTTGGACTTGGGTTCTCAGCCTCTGGTACTACGCACTAAGCAgtgcacatatttttatatcttcatgTGATGATTCATTGGCTGATGTAGGTTCTCTTAACCCTCTTGTTATCATTGGAGAAACAGTTTCATGATTAAGTGATCAGCCCAAGGTTGCTACTGAATGTTGACAATGCTCCTGTTATCCATCTCCCGTCACAGATTCAGTGCCCGTGATTCCTTACATAAGAGTGTAAAGGAAGATACCATCTGGAGGGCCAAAGGGAGTCCGGGATCTAAGTAGCATCTGTGAGTTTCCCAGCAGACTAGAGCTCATCAAGATGAGTCCCAGTCCACACCGGTAACGCTATGTTGAGGCCCCCAGTGTCTACCTACTTTACTTCAAGCCTTAGACAAATCACTGTCTGAGTTTCTACATCAGTAGAGTAAATCCACCTGCACAGCTGATCCTGGAGCAGACAGGGGTTGGGACACCCACCCACTGCGGTAGAAAATCCACACACGccttgactcccccaaaacttaacagCCTACTGTTGATGAGAAGCCTTACCCATAACAGTcacttaacacatattttgtatattatatgtattatatgctgtattctgacaataaagctagagaaaagaaaatattactaagaaaatcatgagaaaatGCATTCACAGTATACGTACTGATGGAAACCACCTGCACGTAAGTGGGCCggtgcagttcaaacctgtgttgctcAAGGGTCCACTGTACTTAGTTTTAGAATCAAATGAGAGCATTAAACAACatcttttataaattttcaacAAAAGCGCGTACTAACTTTGTAGTAAAACATCTGAGAGGGACTGATAAAGAACTAATACTTGAACACTTGCTACACTGCAGAAACTTGACCTTTACCTGGGAGGTAAAGATTTAAGAGATCCTTCCCTTCTGTAAGATGAAAAAGCCAGTTCGGAGCAATTAAGCACCCATCAAAGTTAGTGACGGGACTATGATTCAAATCCAGAACCTCTGACCAGCACTGGGCCACTCCCACTGGGGATCAGACAGTCTCTGCAGACGAGCCCTCACCTAAACCACATGGAGCTTGTGCAGAAATCCGACCTGGCCTGTGACTCTGCAGTCCCCCAACCTCTGCCAACAAAACCAATCCTCcaatttaaaaagcagttatGTTAATAAGTTACCATCTTCGCACCTAGTTACAGTTCGTTACTTATAGACGTTAAAACAGTACACAGTGCAGTGTCTAAACAATTTTTAGAGAGATGTTTCAGCTCCTTTTTCAGCAGGTTAGTCACTTTGTAAAGTTAACAGTTCCTGTAGGAAAAGAGACCTGAAGTTAGAGAATATACACTATGATagttttttcttggtttgttttgtttttaaagattttatttttaagtaatctctacacccaacctgaggctcaaactcacaaactcTAGATCAAAgtcccatgctccactgactgagccagccaggtgacccttaatatatatacacatatgtatttattttttaaatttttatttattgttttttttttttctttaaagtaagctctatgcccaatgtgggccttgaacttaTGACtccgagatcaggagttgcacgcTTCACTGACTGATGTAGGCACCCATGAATACACACTAcgttaaaacaaagcaaaacacagagGTGGCTGAGTGACTGAGAGATCGCAGAGGGACATAATTTTAGGAGTAACTCCAACTAGCACTCATAACATCCCACCCCACCATAGGACTGAGCCCCTGGTGGAAGTTCACCTAAAGCTGAATGTCTTGATTACTATTTCATGCACATTTCACTTTGGTCTGAACTAGAGACTGAACAGAGACTACAGATAAACAAGTTACTGAACACTCGTTGGAGACACATAATAGCATCATTCACAAACCACGAAAAGCGCTGTAAGTTAACACTGCCTACTCTCACCCAGCTCGGACTTTTCAGGAGGGGCATTCTTCAGCTGTATCTCACAATCTGTTCTCCGCAAAGACACTTCCCAGGCATACCTGCTCATCGTAGGCCTCGTTGACAAAAGTCTCACTGTTCATTAGATTCTCCTCTTCTTGGGCATTGTCTTTATGGTGGGTCGAATTTCTTGATGCTGCTGCACTATTTCTAAGAATCAAAAAAAAACAGAGTCAAAAGAGTGGTTCCTTGAGGTTGAAGCTGGGATGAGTCAATAGCTGGAAAGGGCTGGCTCATCCCCTATCAAAGGCTATCGTTATGGGGACtatgttgttttgtctttagaACCAATCAAATGACCCAGAATGGGTGATACTTGAGTCAATTATGATTTGTTAATAGGCATTAACTTAACTTCCAAAAGAATACAGCTTCTCAATTGGGGGACTCTACTAATTGGGGTCAAGCAGAACAGAATCCAAGGACAAGTTAGTGGTTAGTGGATATTGGAGGCAGGTACGCTAAGAAAGCAGATTCATGTGGTTAAAAAGACCTGTGGTGACCATCAAAACCCCATGGGTAGCATTTCAGTCAGTCTTAACATTAGTAATCTGTTAACCAGGGTTCCCTTGGGCAAAGATACACCATTTCTCTCTCCTGGCCTTTTCTTTAGTCTGTGAGTGCTGGACAGAGACATAACTTCCTTATCTCTGTATTTCTTGATAGATAGGCTGCTTAATGTCCCTTCCCAGCATATAAGTGGACCCTAACAAGCACATGTGACCTAATCAGTGTcttcagtctgtggtatttgttatagcagccccagCGAACTAACCcatccctgctttttttttttttttaagtgaaccaACTGGGAGCCATGTT
It encodes the following:
- the CLDN23 gene encoding claudin-23; protein product: MRTPAVMTLGMVLAPCGLLLNLTATLAPGWRLVKGFLNQPVDVELYQGLWDMCREQSSRERQCGQPDPRGYFNSEPVRVARALMVTSLATTALGLLLASLGVRCWQEEPRFALAGLSGAVLFAAGLLSLIPVSWYNHFLADRSALPADASPVTLHVSYSLVLGYLGSCLLLLGGFSLALSFAPWCEERCRRRRKEPAGGPRRPSISTVHVYWPEPALPPAIKYYSDGQHRPRPANPGAARQPKAGFPMPRPQPGAYTNQIDVLRGEDARSPRDSSGSTGSCHASLPCDSDL